The following proteins come from a genomic window of Nitrospira sp.:
- a CDS encoding Glycosyltransferase, producing the protein MRLSIVIPAFNEARLIERSLQSVAVSVAANQASDFTSEIIVVDNNSTDNTAELARQAGAQVVFEPINQIGRARNTGATHATGDWLLFLDADSLLSPELLADIVRVIESGKYMGCGSTLRMDGLPWWADLTLRFWTGVSILFRWAAGALIVCRRDAFQAVGGFDQDLYALDEIRLSKQLKRWGRLRGLQFTILTGHPLETSSRKVSLYSGREIAAQILRIFVLPKRTLQDKKHLSVWYDGRR; encoded by the coding sequence ATGCGCCTCTCTATCGTCATCCCGGCGTTCAACGAAGCCCGTCTGATTGAACGTTCTTTGCAATCCGTTGCTGTATCGGTCGCTGCCAACCAGGCATCCGATTTCACCTCCGAGATCATTGTTGTCGACAATAACTCCACCGATAACACGGCGGAACTGGCCAGACAGGCCGGTGCACAAGTCGTCTTTGAACCGATCAATCAAATCGGTCGAGCGCGCAACACCGGCGCAACCCATGCCACAGGCGATTGGTTGCTGTTCCTGGATGCGGACAGTCTGCTGAGCCCCGAGCTGCTGGCGGATATTGTACGAGTGATCGAGTCAGGAAAGTACATGGGCTGCGGCAGTACACTGCGTATGGACGGGCTGCCCTGGTGGGCTGACTTGACGCTCCGTTTCTGGACCGGCGTCTCGATTCTCTTTCGCTGGGCGGCGGGGGCGCTCATCGTATGTCGTCGCGATGCGTTTCAGGCTGTCGGTGGCTTCGATCAAGACCTCTATGCCTTAGACGAAATTCGGCTCAGCAAACAGTTGAAGCGCTGGGGACGTCTGCGAGGACTTCAGTTCACGATATTGACCGGCCATCCCCTCGAGACATCATCGCGTAAAGTCTCCCTCTATTCAGGCCGGGAGATTGCCGCCCAGATCTTGAGAATCTTTGTTCTCCCGAAAAGGACATTGCAGGATAAGAAGCACCTCTCCGTGTGGTATGACGGACGACGCTGA
- a CDS encoding DEAD/H associated domain protein, with amino-acid sequence MHGLFTHGKMPPMPLAQFHPTISEWFSSRVGQPTDVQIQAWPAIQSGADALIAAPTGSGKTLAAFLSCIDQLFKQALNRELDDHTRVLYVSPLKALSNDIQKNLQKPLTEIGQMALQNGLLMPELRVLVRTGDTPMTDRQQMLKRPPHILVTTPESLFILLTADKSRRLLQTVRTIIVDEIHALAPNKRGAHVALSLERLEALTLTKPQRIGLSATQRPIETIAHFLVGDRSMPTIIDVGHRRRMDLAVEVPKDELSAIATNAIWADIYDRVAELVRQHRTTLVFVNTRRLAERVSHYLEERLSDLGPDAVAAHHGSLSRQIRLSAEERLKSGKTRVVVATASLELGIDVGTIDLVCQIGSPRSIATGLQRMGRAGHWIKAVPKGRLFATTRDELIECAALIHAIKDGTLDRIEVPRAPLDILAQQIVAAAATQAWTEEELFSLIRRAGPYRELERATFDRIVRMLAEGIATNRGRGLAYLYHDRINRRIKGRRGARLAAITSGGAIPDTANYAVVAEPDGTVVGTVDEDFAVESLAGDIMLLGNTSWRVKGVEMGKVRVEDAHGAPPNIPFWRGEAPSRTAELSAEVAWLRQTIAERADSCLSAIQWLKQDCGLNQRGAQQAIEYVLMGKSVLGTVPTQDTIVAERFFDESGGMQLVIHAPFGGRVNKAWGLALRKRFCVTFDFELQAAATDNGLVISLGEKHSFPLESVFGYLHSNHVREVLIQAVLLAPMFATRWRWNASRSLALLRFAKGKKVPPQIQRMKAEDLLASVFPDAIACQDNLTGERAMRQIPDHPLVQETLRDCLAEAMDVDGLTHVLQGIESGSITCIAVDSPAPSVLSHEILNANPYAFLDDAPLEERRARAVELRRTLPPDLFGEIGALDPAAIAEVASESWPVVRDADELHDALLTLVWVPESESTQWAGYMPSLLESGRAVSLALHASRFTPHEVTGWAATENRDRLEQLFTTGDDSTLDAVVLGWMESIGPTTTCELAERLHLPVDAVNASMVRLEAQGQVLRGQFRSTSALSTQHSALSGEVQASPEWCHRRLLARIHRLTIGILRKEVEPVTASDFMRFLMQWQHVMPGSRQHDGEAGLLQVIGQLAGYEAAASAWEPHLLRTRMAKYEPALLDRLCLSGAVSWGRLSPHPRFSQAGETDRRRIVPTSLAPISLFPREDGEWLMNVVRGETTTAPAAPYSQLSAVAQDLCRALRQQGASFFDDLVRMVNHLPTEVENGLWELVAAGLVTADGFDNLRALMDPHRRRAEGRERTRRPRHAAGRWSLLRPVNQSRVNGQWSSGLDQAISQQPSAVGPSALTQHSTLSTQHCERTARLLLRRYGVVFRDVLARESLVQSWRDLLVQYRRMEMAGEVRGGRFVDGFTGEQFALPEAVEALRAIRKKSPSAGMEHEIKLSATDPLNLAGVILPGPRVPAVPTNFLVFKDGALSRTVIGRQGNVALSIAEPTGPATVRLPA; translated from the coding sequence ATGCATGGATTGTTCACGCATGGTAAGATGCCGCCGATGCCGCTCGCCCAGTTTCATCCCACGATCTCCGAATGGTTTTCTTCACGCGTCGGTCAGCCGACCGACGTTCAAATCCAAGCGTGGCCTGCGATCCAGTCAGGAGCGGATGCGCTGATCGCGGCGCCGACCGGATCAGGCAAGACCCTCGCGGCCTTTCTTTCCTGCATCGATCAACTCTTTAAACAGGCGCTCAATCGTGAACTCGACGATCACACGCGGGTCCTGTATGTTTCACCGCTCAAGGCGCTGAGCAATGATATCCAAAAGAATCTCCAGAAACCGCTCACAGAAATCGGGCAGATGGCGTTGCAGAACGGCCTATTGATGCCCGAACTGCGCGTCCTGGTCCGGACCGGCGATACACCGATGACGGATCGGCAGCAGATGCTCAAGCGCCCCCCCCATATCCTCGTCACGACGCCCGAGTCACTCTTCATCCTGCTGACGGCCGACAAGAGCCGACGTCTGTTGCAAACCGTACGGACGATCATTGTCGATGAAATCCATGCGCTGGCTCCGAACAAGCGTGGGGCCCATGTGGCGCTCTCGCTAGAACGGCTGGAGGCGTTGACATTGACGAAGCCGCAACGGATCGGCCTTTCAGCCACGCAGCGCCCCATAGAAACGATCGCGCACTTTCTGGTCGGCGACCGTTCGATGCCGACGATCATCGATGTGGGCCACAGGAGGCGGATGGATCTTGCGGTTGAAGTACCGAAGGATGAGTTGAGCGCCATCGCGACGAATGCCATCTGGGCGGACATCTATGACCGTGTGGCTGAGCTGGTGCGGCAACATCGCACGACCTTGGTCTTCGTCAACACACGCCGCTTGGCGGAGCGGGTTTCTCACTATCTTGAAGAACGGCTTTCGGATCTCGGACCTGACGCGGTGGCGGCTCATCACGGCAGCCTGTCACGGCAGATTCGGCTGTCGGCGGAGGAACGGCTGAAGTCCGGCAAGACCCGCGTGGTGGTGGCGACGGCGTCGCTTGAACTTGGAATCGACGTCGGCACAATCGATCTGGTCTGCCAAATCGGGTCGCCGCGATCGATCGCCACCGGCTTACAACGAATGGGTCGCGCCGGCCACTGGATCAAGGCAGTTCCGAAAGGCCGGTTGTTCGCCACGACCAGGGATGAACTGATCGAGTGTGCCGCACTGATCCATGCGATCAAGGACGGGACGTTGGACCGCATCGAGGTCCCGAGGGCACCGCTCGACATTCTGGCTCAACAAATCGTGGCCGCTGCAGCAACGCAAGCTTGGACGGAAGAAGAACTCTTTTCTCTGATCCGTCGTGCCGGTCCCTATCGTGAATTGGAACGGGCCACGTTCGACCGTATCGTCCGGATGTTGGCGGAGGGGATCGCCACGAATCGTGGCCGAGGACTGGCCTATCTTTACCACGACCGGATCAATCGTCGCATCAAGGGCCGTCGCGGAGCGCGGCTGGCGGCGATCACCTCAGGCGGTGCCATTCCCGATACCGCCAACTATGCAGTGGTAGCGGAACCGGACGGCACGGTTGTCGGAACCGTGGATGAAGACTTTGCCGTGGAGAGTCTGGCCGGCGACATCATGCTGCTGGGCAATACGTCGTGGCGCGTCAAGGGAGTCGAGATGGGAAAAGTGCGGGTGGAAGACGCCCATGGCGCGCCGCCCAATATTCCATTCTGGCGCGGGGAAGCTCCGTCGCGCACGGCGGAACTTTCCGCAGAAGTGGCTTGGCTCCGTCAGACGATCGCGGAACGGGCGGACTCTTGCTTGTCGGCCATTCAATGGCTGAAGCAGGACTGCGGCCTGAATCAACGGGGAGCCCAACAAGCTATCGAATACGTCTTGATGGGGAAATCTGTATTGGGAACCGTGCCGACCCAGGACACGATCGTGGCCGAACGGTTCTTCGATGAAAGCGGTGGGATGCAACTGGTGATTCATGCCCCGTTCGGAGGACGCGTCAACAAAGCCTGGGGACTCGCGTTGCGGAAGCGGTTTTGCGTGACGTTCGACTTTGAACTGCAGGCGGCGGCGACGGACAATGGGCTCGTTATTTCGCTCGGTGAGAAGCACAGTTTTCCGCTGGAGTCCGTGTTCGGCTATCTTCATTCCAATCATGTGCGCGAGGTATTGATCCAGGCGGTGCTGCTCGCGCCGATGTTCGCCACCCGTTGGCGCTGGAACGCGTCACGATCGTTGGCCTTGCTGCGCTTCGCGAAGGGCAAGAAAGTTCCGCCACAGATCCAGCGGATGAAAGCGGAAGACTTACTGGCCTCGGTATTTCCCGACGCGATTGCCTGTCAGGATAATCTGACCGGAGAACGGGCGATGCGGCAGATTCCTGATCATCCGCTCGTCCAGGAAACACTGCGCGACTGTCTGGCCGAAGCGATGGATGTCGACGGTCTCACACATGTGTTGCAAGGCATCGAATCCGGTTCGATCACCTGTATCGCGGTCGATTCTCCGGCGCCGTCCGTCCTTTCGCACGAAATCCTCAACGCAAATCCATACGCCTTCCTGGACGATGCGCCGCTGGAGGAACGAAGGGCTCGGGCGGTCGAGCTGCGACGGACTTTGCCGCCTGACCTATTCGGAGAGATCGGAGCGCTCGATCCGGCGGCAATTGCCGAAGTTGCCAGCGAATCATGGCCGGTCGTGCGCGATGCCGATGAACTGCATGATGCGCTGCTGACACTGGTCTGGGTGCCTGAGTCTGAATCAACACAGTGGGCCGGCTATATGCCGTCACTCTTGGAATCCGGCCGTGCCGTCTCTCTTGCGCTTCACGCTTCACGTTTCACGCCGCACGAGGTCACGGGGTGGGCGGCAACAGAAAATAGGGACCGGCTTGAACAGTTGTTCACGACTGGTGATGATTCGACGCTCGATGCCGTAGTGCTCGGGTGGATGGAGAGCATCGGCCCCACGACCACGTGTGAATTAGCCGAACGTCTCCATTTGCCCGTTGATGCCGTCAACGCCTCAATGGTTCGGCTTGAGGCTCAAGGACAGGTACTACGCGGACAGTTTCGCTCTACCTCAGCACTATCCACTCAGCACTCAGCACTCTCCGGCGAGGTTCAAGCTTCGCCGGAGTGGTGCCACCGTCGTTTGCTGGCGCGCATCCATCGCCTGACGATCGGCATCTTGCGCAAGGAAGTGGAGCCGGTGACGGCATCGGACTTCATGCGATTCTTGATGCAATGGCAGCATGTCATGCCGGGATCGCGTCAACATGATGGAGAAGCAGGTCTGCTGCAAGTGATCGGACAACTCGCAGGATATGAGGCCGCTGCGTCTGCGTGGGAACCGCATCTGTTACGGACGCGTATGGCGAAATATGAGCCGGCACTCTTGGACCGGCTCTGTCTTAGTGGGGCGGTCAGCTGGGGGCGGCTCTCTCCTCATCCGAGGTTTTCACAGGCAGGGGAGACGGATCGGCGGCGCATTGTTCCGACAAGTCTCGCGCCTATCAGTCTTTTTCCCCGTGAAGACGGTGAATGGTTAATGAATGTTGTCCGTGGTGAGACGACCACCGCTCCAGCTGCTCCCTATTCTCAGCTGAGTGCGGTGGCACAGGATCTGTGTCGTGCCTTACGACAACAAGGCGCCAGCTTCTTCGACGACTTGGTGCGCATGGTCAACCATCTTCCGACAGAGGTCGAAAATGGGCTGTGGGAATTGGTGGCGGCCGGTCTGGTGACGGCCGATGGGTTCGATAATCTTCGCGCCCTCATGGATCCGCATCGACGCCGCGCTGAAGGCCGTGAGCGGACCCGTCGGCCTCGGCATGCAGCAGGACGGTGGTCATTGTTGAGACCAGTGAATCAGTCGCGAGTCAATGGTCAATGGTCATCAGGTTTGGATCAAGCCATCAGCCAGCAGCCATCAGCCGTCGGCCCTTCTGCTTTAACTCAGCACTCAACACTCAGCACTCAACACTGCGAGCGCACAGCTCGCCTGTTGCTTCGCCGCTACGGGGTTGTGTTTCGCGATGTGCTGGCACGGGAATCGTTGGTTCAGTCGTGGCGGGATCTGCTTGTGCAGTATCGGCGCATGGAGATGGCCGGAGAAGTTCGCGGCGGCCGATTTGTAGACGGATTTACCGGAGAACAATTCGCGTTGCCGGAAGCGGTGGAAGCCCTGCGAGCAATCCGAAAAAAGAGTCCCTCCGCAGGGATGGAGCACGAGATCAAACTCTCAGCCACGGACCCATTGAACCTCGCCGGGGTGATTCTTCCTGGTCCTCGTGTCCCAGCGGTGCCCACCAATTTTCTTGTGTTCAAGGACGGCGCACTTTCCCGCACGGTGATCGGACGGCAAGGTAATGTGGCGCTGTCCATTGCCGAGCCGACCGGCCCGGCAACAGTCCGACTGCCTGCATGA
- a CDS encoding 6-phosphofructokinase, which translates to MSHPLDFVTIEGLLAYGRALARRASEQGLVEPPPVEASGDDVDRVHNKMEQLRSFIKRSKSGFATAEEYRSAREGLIDNHLVFFAAWNALLAEGSLQPLLQATIGAVAKPTYRRPVAIVPRGQLTPTLAEGRIVLELGDDRFWLLPRDLGERTLFFTMRHGVSQVDSKTHRVGCRLPNQLDRERGVAKADAVGAALARMIGVVGQQLDFLHLTNYLDPRTFLHRISRSPNTRQLYERVSAALLQGASTSEPIAERALESSDFGWVTGLEKSLEVEEAARAFTVETSTAKRLMKDPLYCYPGGNSFFDLYVDVIDGLHRLGVAQKGKVACLYTHSSTLRALMIYLDPRPFHEAFNEFSDYKESQDNVVLLTVEQGRMSGYSTAVGLSERERVARNTWVTVENGRKDRVTLKPRTLKRIVALVSGGDFAGAGAALKELHVTGQRMGLEVYFVRHGYLGLANNWIERVTEEHTRGMSSHPSSPIGSSRFEDFKQEAVQHVAMRHLEPYLRDGVLIVLGGDGSMRGARAIYEGFGVQVAGIPGSIDNNIEGTISLGFQSAVALADHSIESLKATSAAMGSVFFVEVMGAGSGHLALACAYQARAEGLLVNEHPDPNAYIDEMILGTLKRTLGVPNKSHLFIVAERTPHQHHKDGGVHGLVEYVADVITRWPERQARPGHYPLTLATKATILGHTLRGARPIPEDKAIAQHLAHEMVHRLIESPDDIVGCLLAYRERGSIGPIPLHAVTPKQFDWDVFSRMHGNARVT; encoded by the coding sequence ATGAGCCACCCCCTGGATTTCGTCACCATCGAAGGACTTCTTGCCTATGGTCGCGCCCTTGCTCGACGAGCGTCGGAGCAGGGACTCGTGGAGCCTCCGCCGGTAGAAGCTTCCGGTGATGATGTGGATCGCGTCCACAATAAAATGGAGCAACTCCGCTCGTTCATCAAACGCTCAAAGTCCGGATTTGCAACCGCTGAAGAGTACCGGTCGGCTCGCGAAGGCCTTATCGATAATCATCTGGTGTTCTTTGCCGCCTGGAATGCGCTCCTTGCCGAAGGCTCGCTCCAGCCGTTACTCCAGGCCACGATCGGAGCAGTCGCCAAACCGACCTATCGACGTCCGGTTGCCATTGTGCCACGAGGGCAACTGACGCCCACGCTGGCGGAAGGCCGCATCGTCCTGGAACTGGGCGACGACCGGTTTTGGTTGTTGCCTCGGGATTTGGGCGAGCGAACGTTGTTTTTCACGATGCGTCACGGCGTGTCGCAGGTCGACAGCAAGACTCATCGTGTCGGATGCCGCTTGCCGAACCAACTGGACCGCGAACGAGGGGTGGCCAAAGCAGACGCGGTAGGGGCGGCGCTCGCCCGCATGATCGGCGTTGTGGGACAGCAGCTCGATTTTTTGCATCTCACCAACTATCTCGATCCACGTACGTTCCTTCATCGCATCAGCCGTAGCCCAAACACCAGGCAACTGTACGAACGAGTGTCGGCGGCGCTGCTGCAAGGTGCCTCTACATCCGAACCGATCGCCGAGCGGGCTCTCGAATCGTCGGATTTCGGTTGGGTCACGGGATTGGAGAAGTCCTTAGAGGTCGAAGAAGCGGCGCGCGCGTTCACCGTCGAGACATCCACGGCCAAGCGGCTCATGAAAGATCCGCTGTATTGTTATCCGGGCGGCAATTCTTTCTTCGATCTCTATGTCGACGTCATCGACGGCCTCCACCGATTAGGCGTTGCGCAAAAGGGCAAAGTCGCCTGCCTCTATACCCACAGTTCCACCCTGCGGGCTTTGATGATTTATTTGGACCCGCGTCCCTTCCATGAAGCTTTCAATGAGTTCAGCGACTACAAGGAAAGCCAGGACAATGTCGTGCTGCTCACGGTCGAACAGGGACGGATGTCGGGCTACTCAACGGCGGTTGGACTGTCCGAGCGGGAGCGAGTGGCGCGCAACACCTGGGTAACAGTCGAGAACGGGAGAAAAGATCGCGTGACGCTCAAACCACGAACGCTCAAGCGGATCGTGGCGCTGGTGTCCGGAGGTGATTTCGCCGGGGCGGGCGCCGCGTTAAAAGAATTGCATGTGACCGGTCAACGCATGGGGTTGGAGGTCTATTTCGTCCGGCACGGTTATCTCGGCCTCGCCAATAATTGGATCGAACGAGTCACCGAAGAGCACACCCGCGGCATGAGCAGCCATCCAAGCAGCCCTATCGGCAGCAGCCGTTTTGAGGACTTCAAACAAGAGGCAGTCCAGCATGTGGCCATGCGGCACCTCGAACCGTACCTGCGTGACGGCGTATTGATTGTGTTGGGCGGCGACGGCAGTATGCGGGGCGCCCGGGCAATTTACGAAGGATTCGGGGTGCAGGTGGCCGGCATTCCAGGCAGTATCGACAATAATATTGAAGGAACGATCTCTCTCGGATTTCAATCTGCGGTGGCATTGGCGGATCACTCGATTGAATCGCTGAAAGCCACCAGCGCAGCGATGGGCAGTGTGTTTTTTGTGGAGGTCATGGGCGCCGGATCAGGGCATCTTGCGCTGGCCTGTGCCTATCAGGCCAGAGCGGAAGGGTTGTTGGTCAACGAACATCCCGACCCGAATGCCTATATCGATGAGATGATTCTCGGGACGCTCAAACGGACATTGGGGGTGCCGAACAAAAGCCACCTTTTCATCGTGGCCGAGCGGACGCCGCATCAGCATCACAAAGATGGTGGTGTCCATGGTCTCGTCGAGTATGTGGCCGACGTCATCACCCGCTGGCCGGAACGGCAAGCGCGGCCAGGTCACTATCCGCTCACACTAGCCACCAAGGCCACCATTCTTGGTCACACGCTCCGAGGTGCCAGACCGATACCGGAAGACAAGGCGATTGCTCAGCATCTGGCTCATGAAATGGTGCACCGACTGATCGAGTCGCCCGATGACATAGTCGGATGTCTCTTGGCCTACCGTGAACGGGGCTCGATCGGACCGATTCCGCTCCATGCGGTCACACCCAAGCAGTTCGACTGGGACGTCTTCAGCCGGATGCATGGCAACGCTCGCGTCACGTAA
- a CDS encoding L-Proline/Glycine betaine transporter ProP, producing MDSDGPTVLRKTVLAGAIGNVLEWYDFALFGYFAPVLSGLFFPASDPSLSLMATFGVFAVGFLARPLGALLFGYWGDTRGRRAALAWSILLMALPTCLVGLLPTYAQVGLAAPLTLTALRFLQGLSVGGEFTGSVTFLVEHAASTERGYIGSWAGFSAQIGALSGSGVGTLMTTSLSPDDLQEWGWRIPFVAGSVIALVGWYLRRRIPESPAFERLQQAGVVSSSPVREVFRSHRAPLLQVIGLVLLHGVGFYIFYVFLPSYLTKVADLPMGTALLINTLCMALLAILIPFMGKLSDRVGHRWVLAAGAAGLALGTVPFFLWLSSGHLALIVTAQVLITVLVSAYMGPFFAIVAILFPVARRYTGLSTSYNIASALFGGTAPLMATVVMERSGSVLAPGWYVSLCAVLSLIALSTIREELKEPGEIHAETH from the coding sequence ATGGACTCAGATGGACCAACCGTATTACGCAAGACGGTGTTGGCCGGGGCGATCGGGAATGTGCTGGAGTGGTACGATTTTGCCCTCTTTGGATACTTCGCGCCGGTCTTGTCCGGGCTCTTCTTTCCTGCTTCGGATCCGTCGTTATCCTTAATGGCCACGTTCGGCGTCTTCGCCGTCGGTTTTCTTGCCAGACCACTGGGTGCGCTGCTGTTCGGATACTGGGGCGATACCAGGGGACGACGAGCGGCCTTGGCCTGGTCCATTCTCTTGATGGCATTGCCCACCTGCTTGGTCGGCTTATTGCCGACCTATGCGCAAGTCGGTCTTGCGGCACCATTGACACTCACGGCTCTGCGCTTCCTTCAAGGTCTATCGGTCGGTGGAGAATTCACCGGCTCCGTAACCTTCCTCGTTGAGCATGCTGCATCGACTGAGCGAGGCTACATCGGTAGCTGGGCGGGGTTCAGCGCGCAGATCGGCGCGCTGTCGGGCTCCGGTGTCGGCACCTTGATGACGACGAGCCTCTCACCGGATGATCTTCAGGAATGGGGATGGCGCATTCCGTTCGTGGCGGGAAGTGTCATCGCATTGGTGGGTTGGTATCTCCGCCGGCGCATTCCCGAGTCGCCGGCTTTTGAGCGGCTGCAACAAGCCGGTGTGGTGTCTTCCTCACCGGTCCGCGAGGTATTCAGATCGCACCGTGCGCCGCTGCTGCAAGTGATCGGTCTCGTCCTGTTGCATGGCGTCGGGTTTTACATCTTCTATGTATTTCTCCCCAGCTATCTGACAAAAGTGGCCGACCTCCCGATGGGAACGGCATTGCTGATCAACACGCTGTGTATGGCTCTGTTGGCAATACTGATTCCGTTCATGGGTAAGCTGTCTGATCGAGTCGGGCATCGATGGGTACTGGCCGCCGGTGCCGCAGGTCTTGCCCTCGGCACAGTCCCGTTCTTTTTGTGGTTGAGCAGCGGCCATCTCGCATTGATCGTCACGGCTCAAGTCTTGATTACGGTGCTCGTGTCGGCTTATATGGGTCCGTTCTTTGCCATCGTGGCGATTCTCTTCCCGGTCGCCCGACGTTACACAGGCCTCTCAACTTCCTACAATATTGCCTCGGCTCTGTTCGGCGGGACTGCACCGTTGATGGCCACAGTGGTTATGGAACGGAGCGGGAGTGTGCTTGCTCCGGGATGGTATGTCAGCCTATGCGCCGTCCTGTCGTTGATCGCCCTGTCTACGATTCGTGAAGAGCTGAAAGAACCAGGCGAGATTCATGCTGAAACTCATTGA
- a CDS encoding Nucleoside diphosphate kinase, which produces MSERTLAIIKPDAVKKNAIGDIMHRYEQAGLKPIAIRMIHMSQSVAEGFYAVHKARPFFPSLCTFMSSGPAVVLVLQGDNAIKKNRELMGATDPEKADAGTIRKTHGTNIEFNAVHGSDSPETAQFEIGYFFPGMEIFR; this is translated from the coding sequence ATGAGTGAGCGAACGTTGGCCATCATCAAGCCGGACGCAGTCAAGAAAAACGCCATCGGGGACATTATGCATCGGTATGAACAAGCGGGATTGAAGCCGATCGCCATCAGGATGATTCACATGTCTCAGTCGGTGGCGGAAGGATTTTATGCCGTACACAAAGCACGCCCTTTTTTCCCAAGCCTCTGCACCTTCATGTCTTCCGGACCTGCGGTCGTCCTCGTGTTGCAGGGTGACAATGCCATCAAGAAGAATCGCGAGCTGATGGGGGCGACCGACCCGGAAAAAGCCGATGCTGGAACTATCCGCAAAACACACGGAACGAATATCGAATTCAACGCCGTGCATGGTTCCGACTCTCCGGAAACCGCGCAATTCGAGATTGGATATTTTTTCCCCGGCATGGAGATTTTCCGCTGA
- a CDS encoding Glycine cleavage system H protein, producing the protein MIPSDLWFHKEHEWVRLDGKRATVGISDFAQDALGDIVFLELPKVGVSVKVGQQIGEVESTKTTSTIYTPVSGTVSQINTALKDNPEVVNSDPYGKGWIAVIELADPGEVNQLMTASQYEAFLASQKKG; encoded by the coding sequence ATGATTCCATCCGATTTGTGGTTTCACAAAGAGCATGAGTGGGTTCGCCTCGATGGGAAGCGAGCGACTGTGGGTATCAGCGACTTTGCGCAGGATGCCTTAGGCGATATCGTTTTTCTGGAATTGCCCAAAGTGGGCGTCTCGGTCAAAGTCGGCCAACAGATCGGTGAAGTCGAGTCGACGAAAACGACATCGACGATTTATACACCGGTGAGTGGAACGGTGAGCCAGATTAATACCGCCCTTAAAGACAATCCTGAGGTGGTGAATTCCGACCCCTACGGTAAAGGGTGGATCGCCGTGATTGAGCTTGCCGATCCTGGAGAAGTCAATCAATTGATGACGGCCTCGCAGTACGAAGCCTTCCTTGCCAGTCAGAAGAAAGGTTAA